A DNA window from Hordeum vulgare subsp. vulgare chromosome 1H, MorexV3_pseudomolecules_assembly, whole genome shotgun sequence contains the following coding sequences:
- the LOC123407461 gene encoding septin and tuftelin-interacting protein 1 homolog 1-like: MALLKRSFNAALLDEGDDDSSYPSKMPGSLARTTAPVAKMMRLWNYKQGSGLGAHGQGIVVPVKAINHGSTAGLGHREKPYKNGLPGAPAPSWPAQDEWHESAAVSRALLLERECYEKTLALLRDVQLQGDDSVETAEALAAIVESEEVLRGKRAPGAWRAALPSPAVRHIVDQVLTPSMAMKAREWEPLWNPGCDDWLRPWIPLVGRLPESLYCTVEGKISGCSLDIISPWKGYLDPAHWEIFSRRHILPRLAGWLQQLRITPPKQIDVRFREVMSWAPLVRIEDMVSILEQEFFGKWESALRHWLLSARPSSGEAAAWCAGWKNLFAPELLDDERVLAWLESGVAMVDREAEDLSRLVCHT, from the coding sequence ATGGCGCTACTGAAGCGCAGCTTCAACGCAGCGCTGCTCGACGAGGGCGACGACGACTCGTCGTACCCGTCCAAGATGCCGGGCAGCCTCGCGCGCACCACCGCGCCGGTGGCCAAGATGATGCGGCTGTGGAACTACAAGCAAGGCTCAGGCCTCGGCGCGCACGGCCAAGGCATCGTCGTCCCTGTGAAGGCCATCAATCATGGCTCAACGGCCGGCCTCGGCCACCGCGAGAAGCCGTACAAGAACGGCCTGCCGGGCGCGCCGGCGCCGTCATGGCCAGCCCAAGACGAGTGGCACGAGTCGGCGGCCGTCTCACGAGCCCTCCTCCTCGAACGGGAGTGCTACGAGAAGACCCTCGCGCTGCTGCGTGACGTGCAGCTTCAAGGCGACGACAGCGTGGAGACGGCGGAGGCGCTGGCGGCGATCGTCGAGTCCGAGGAGGTGCTCCGGGGGAAGCGCGCGCCGGGCGCGTGGAGGGCCGCGCTGCCTTCTCCGGCCGTGCGGCACATCGTGGATCAGGTGCTCACGCCTAGCATGGCCATGAAAGCGCGAGAGTGGGAGCCGTTGTGGAACCCAGGCTGCGACGATTGGCTGCGCCCGTGGATCCCCTTGGTCGGACGACTACCGGAGAGCCTCTACTGCACCGTGGAGGGCAAGATCAGCGGCTGCAGCCTCGACATCATCTCCCCATGGAAAGGCTACTTGGACCCGGCGCATTGGGAGATCTTCTCCCGACGTCACATCCTGCCTAGGCTCGCAGGATGGCTGCAACAGCTGAGGATCACGCCGCCGAAGCAGATCGACGTCAGGTTCCGCGAGGTGATGTCGTGGGCGCCTCTCGTGCGCATCGAGGACATGGTGTCAATCCTAGAACAAGAGTTTTTCGGCAAATGGGAGAGCGCGCTGCGCCACTGGCTGTTGTCCGCGAGGCCATCTTCGGGGGAGGCCGCAGCGTGGTGCGCCGGCTGGAAGAACCTCTTCGCCCCGGAGCTGCTCGACGACGAACGCGTGCTCGCATGGCTGGAGTCTGGCGTTGCCATGGTGGATCGAGAAGCGGAAGACCTCAGCCGTCTTGTTTGTCATACGTAG